In the genome of Deltaproteobacteria bacterium, one region contains:
- a CDS encoding HAMP domain-containing protein: protein MTRRLHFPIAGKIIIVTLTVLLAAVIPIAFNASELFRDKFGEREAYANMSQTQTRSAQIEAILRNIQEKSSTLGKLVLQRYAAHGNNPTSEEFLKSLEEIRFIFNRGGDLISLKVYHRDGKKTVLVANLVNQDTLKNYNLKPSFLDTLDKVIKPPLAAALAGEVTTKNRSVVGKLGILTIGLPIAKSGNGQVTHAVLADISLAPIQQSFRNTGERTIYLVDKSGVVLAHPQEKLALKHTSFAKVPVVKQAINSPMAQGQLRYQDKDTGQFNISAFSRTSFGLSVISEASESVILEPARLVQREALFITGLVVSAAFFIIFLFSLTLTRPIEKLVQLTKVVATGNFDVDPGNIAKARDEVGTLATAFGAMLHGLREREKVKALFNKFHGSSVTESLLANDQVSIGGTKRAVVVLFSDIRSFTSYSESRKPEEVVSMLNEYFGYMVNVIHKNHGVVDKFIGDAIMAVWGAPQSTGDDTYHAVRAAIDMRLALADLNKIRIGRGEDPIMIGAGLHCGEAISGTIGSENRMEYTVIGNTVNTTSRIEASTKAFGADLLISEDLANKVKERFMIELAGKTEVKGRSEVLSLFKVKGTIAADGKKDIVSTPYSDYEAEAADKVKLVS from the coding sequence ATGACGCGACGCTTACACTTTCCCATCGCGGGAAAAATCATCATCGTCACGCTGACAGTGCTCCTGGCAGCGGTGATCCCGATTGCATTTAATGCGTCTGAACTATTTCGTGACAAGTTTGGCGAGCGGGAAGCCTATGCCAATATGTCTCAGACGCAGACACGCTCGGCTCAAATCGAAGCTATACTGCGTAATATTCAGGAAAAGTCCTCAACTCTTGGCAAATTGGTTTTGCAGCGCTACGCCGCGCATGGCAACAACCCGACGTCTGAGGAATTCCTAAAAAGTCTCGAGGAAATCCGATTTATATTTAACCGAGGCGGCGACCTCATTTCCCTCAAGGTCTACCATCGCGACGGTAAGAAAACTGTACTTGTCGCCAACCTAGTAAATCAGGACACACTGAAAAACTACAATCTTAAGCCGAGTTTTCTCGACACCTTAGACAAGGTGATAAAGCCGCCTTTGGCGGCCGCCTTGGCAGGCGAGGTCACAACCAAAAATCGCAGTGTTGTCGGCAAGCTGGGGATTCTCACCATCGGCCTTCCCATCGCCAAGAGTGGTAACGGTCAGGTGACACATGCGGTGTTGGCCGATATTAGTTTGGCTCCCATCCAGCAATCCTTTCGCAACACTGGTGAGCGCACCATCTATCTCGTCGATAAATCAGGCGTAGTGCTAGCGCATCCGCAGGAAAAGCTGGCGCTCAAGCATACCAGCTTCGCCAAAGTGCCTGTGGTCAAGCAGGCCATCAACTCACCTATGGCCCAGGGGCAGCTTAGGTATCAAGATAAAGATACGGGGCAATTTAATATCTCAGCATTCTCGCGCACTTCATTTGGCCTATCGGTGATCTCGGAAGCCTCTGAGTCCGTGATTTTGGAACCAGCTCGATTAGTTCAGCGCGAAGCGCTATTCATCACAGGACTCGTGGTATCGGCGGCTTTCTTCATTATATTTTTATTCTCACTGACGCTTACGCGTCCGATCGAAAAGCTAGTGCAACTGACAAAAGTAGTCGCCACAGGTAACTTCGATGTCGACCCTGGCAACATAGCCAAAGCTAGGGACGAAGTGGGCACACTAGCTACTGCATTTGGTGCCATGCTTCATGGTCTCCGTGAACGCGAAAAAGTGAAGGCTTTGTTCAATAAATTTCATGGCTCTAGCGTCACCGAGAGCTTACTGGCCAATGATCAAGTCTCGATCGGTGGCACCAAACGTGCCGTGGTTGTGCTGTTCAGTGATATTCGGTCGTTTACGAGTTACAGCGAGAGCCGCAAACCGGAAGAAGTCGTCAGCATGCTGAACGAATACTTCGGCTACATGGTGAACGTGATCCATAAAAATCATGGCGTGGTCGACAAGTTTATCGGTGACGCTATCATGGCCGTCTGGGGTGCGCCGCAGAGTACGGGAGACGACACTTATCACGCGGTGCGTGCCGCGATAGATATGCGCCTTGCTCTCGCCGACCTGAACAAAATCCGCATCGGCCGTGGCGAGGACCCCATCATGATCGGCGCGGGTCTCCATTGTGGTGAGGCGATCTCTGGCACTATTGGATCAGAAAATCGCATGGAATACACAGTGATCGGTAACACAGTTAACACTACATCCCGGATCGAGGCATCGACCAAAGCCTTTGGCGCTGATCTTCTCATTAGCGAGGATCTGGCTAATAAGGTCAAAGAGCGCTTTATGATCGAACTCGCCGGCAAGACTGAGGTCAAGGGGCGATCCGAGGTGCTGTCACTTTTTAAGGTCAAAGGCACGATTGCCGCTGATGGCAAGAAAGATATAGTCAGCACCCCGTACTCCGACTACGAAGCCGAGGCTGCCGACAAAGTTAAGCTGGTTAGTTGA